The nucleotide sequence TGGTTGTCGACCGCTTGTTTTTGTTATGACGCTTCACGATATTCCCGCGCTTAACGCGACTTTGAATGGGCTCGCCACCGTGCTGATGACGGCCGGGTTCATTTTCATCAAATCCGGCAACAAGGACGCGCATCGCAAGATGATGCTGTCGGCCGGCGCGGTATCGGCACTGTTTCTGGTCGGCTACGTGACGCACAAAGTGCTGAAAGGCATGGCGGTGGGAGCCGGTGAGGCGGTGCACACCAAGTTCGGCGGTGAAGGGCCCATCGCGATCGTTTATTACGTGATGTTGATCACGCACATCATCCTCGCGATCTCGATCGGCTACCTCGTGCCGCGCACGTTTCTCCTCGCGATCAAGGGTGAGTTCGAGCGCCACAAGGCATGGGCGCGGTGGGTATTTCCCATCTGGTATTACGTCAGCGTGACAGGGGTATTGGTCTATTTCTTCCTCTACCGTTGGTGGCCCAGCGCCTGAGGCCCTCGCGGGTGCAAAAAAGCCGCCCCGCGAGACGCAGGACGGCTGATAAAAGCGGAAAAGGTTGATGCGAAGCGTTCTTACGGAGCGCTGACCACGATCGTGCCGCGCATACCGGCCATGAAGTGGGCGGGGAAGCTGCAGAGGAACACGTAGTTACCCGGCTCGCTGGGCACGGTGAAGGTTATGGTGTCGCTCTCGCCCGGTCCGAGCAACTTGGTGTGGGCCACAATACTGTCGGTCATGGCGGCCGGGATGTATTCGGCATCGCGCGCCATCATGGCCGCGTTGGCAAATTTGGCAGCGTTGGCGTCCTTGGTCAGAACCACCAAGTTGTGCCCCATTGCGGCTTTGGGCAGTTTCCCGGTGTTTTCGAGAGTAATGGCGATCGTGGTGCCCGCGACGGCTTCGATCTTGGTGACATCAAAACGCATGGTGTCACCGGCTTTGACCGTGACGGATTGATCGGGCTCGGCTGCGATCGCGGCACCGGAAACCGCAAAAATCAGGGCAACTCCGGCGATCAGGGCTGAAAAGCGGGGAAAGGACTTCATAATCGTGACGGAAATCACCCGCGCGCGAACCGCCAGCGAAATCGAATGCCGCCTGGACGTATGCAGCCAGCTTCACGAATCGATAAGCGTGATCACCTTATCGGTGTTCGGCCGATATAAGGGCTTGAAATGCCCCGTGCCTTGGGGACGCTTTCTCACTCTCCGTGCCCTCTCGCCCGGAACGTGTTTTAAAGTTCTCATGAGTTCCTCCGCTTCTTCTGGCAATCCCGCCCGACGTGTCCTTCCCGCGTTGCTCGTTGCCCTGCTGCCTTTCATTTGCGGCGGGTGGCTCGACGGGCCCCAA is from Synoicihabitans lomoniglobus and encodes:
- a CDS encoding DUF420 domain-containing protein — its product is MTLHDIPALNATLNGLATVLMTAGFIFIKSGNKDAHRKMMLSAGAVSALFLVGYVTHKVLKGMAVGAGEAVHTKFGGEGPIAIVYYVMLITHIILAISIGYLVPRTFLLAIKGEFERHKAWARWVFPIWYYVSVTGVLVYFFLYRWWPSA
- a CDS encoding plastocyanin/azurin family copper-binding protein, coding for MKSFPRFSALIAGVALIFAVSGAAIAAEPDQSVTVKAGDTMRFDVTKIEAVAGTTIAITLENTGKLPKAAMGHNLVVLTKDANAAKFANAAMMARDAEYIPAAMTDSIVAHTKLLGPGESDTITFTVPSEPGNYVFLCSFPAHFMAGMRGTIVVSAP